GCGAAAACTCTGTAATTGCAACATTTATAAATGATTACTTCACAGAATTAATTAATATAGCTGAAACGTTTTCAAAAGATTCTGATTTTTTAAATGCATATATATCTAAGGAAAGCGAAAAAAAAGTATTAGAAATATTAAAAAATTATCGGGAATCAAATGAAAATATTGAGTTTATATATCCTGGGTATAAAAATAAAAAAATTATTATTGATAATTGGGAAGTTCCTGAAGAATACGATCCAACTATTAGACCTTGGTATCTAGAAGGCATTAAAAACCCTAATTCCGTATATATTGGCACACCATATAGAGAATATACTAGCAAACAATGGTTAATATCAACAGGAAAAGCACTTATAAAAGATGGGGAAGTTATAGGTGTTCTTTCTATTGATTGCTCAATAAAAGATTTTGTAAATTTAATTAACGACGAGATAAATTATAAAACTGGTCAATCTTTTGTAATTAACAAAGAAGGTATTGTTATACTTCATAAGAATTTAGATTACATAAATAAAAAGTTTTTTAATGATTTAAGTATTTTGAAAAAAAATAATGGAATTACAAAATTTAAATACAACGATAAAGATTATTATATCGCTTATACAAAATTACCATCTACTGGCTGGTATGTTATAACAATGGTTGAAAAATGGGAAATAAATTCTCCAGTTATAAAAGGAGCAATTTCAAACTCGATAATTCTGTTAATATTGTTAATAGCATTCTTACATATTCAAAGTATAGTATATACAAATTTAAATCTAAAAAAAGTTATTGAAGAAAGAAATATAGAATTAGAAATTAAAAATAAAAAGATTATGGATAGTCTATATTACGCCAAGCATATTCAAGACTCTATTTTACCTTCAGATAAGCTGCTTAAAAGGAAATTAAAAGATTTTTTTGTATATTGGAAACCTGCAAATATTGTTGGTGGAGACTTTTATTGGTTCAAAGAATTAGATGATGGATCTTATTATATTTCTGTTATAGATTGTACAGGTCACGGAGTGCCCGGAGCTTTAATGACCATGACTGTTAATTCATTGTTAAACAGAATAACAGACAATAAAGATATTAGAAAACCTTCTGAAATCTTAAAAGAGTTAAATATTTTATTTAAAAAAACTTTAAACTCAAAAATTGAAGATTACAGAGTAGATGATGGGCTAGAAATAGGAATTTGTTATATAAATAAAAATAAGTTAATATATAGCGGTGCTGGAATATCATTATATTTTACAAATAAAAATTATGAAATAACAAGAATAAAAGGTAATGTTCAAGGAATAGGATATAAACGTTCAAAAATAGATTATGACTATATAGATCATATTATTGAATTAGAGGAAGATATGTCATTTTACTTAGCAACAGATGGTTATGAAGATCAAAATAACACTGAAAATAAAAGATTTGGAAGAAAGAATTTTTTGAAAATCATATCAAATGTTCATAATAAACCTATGGATATACAAAAAAAGATTTTCAAAGAAAAAATAGAGCAATATATGAGCGGTGAAGAGCAAAGAGATGATATAACTGTTTTAGGATTTAAAATATGAGAGGTGATAAAATTGAACCCAAATGTTATTTTAGATTTGAAAAATCATATTAAGGGAAATGATATTTTAATAAGTTTTATTGGTCCTTTTTCACAGGGAATTATTGAGGAAATAGGAAATGCTTTAAGGGAGCATTTAAAAAAAGATGAGAATATGGACTTTAGCGCGAATAGCGTTTTTTCAGTTTTTATAGAACAAAGTCAAAATATTAAAAATTATGAAAAAGTATTGTCAGATGTTGAAAAAAATATATCTGATTCTATAATACTAATAGGAAAAGATAATAATAATTATTTCATTTGCTCCGGAAATACAATAAAAAAAGAACATATGTTAGAATTAAAAAATAAACTAGAAAAAATAAATTCTCTCAACAAAAATGAAATAAAAAAAATATATAAAGAAAAATTGAAAAATCATATATACAATGAAAACGGTAGCGCTGGACTTGGGTTATTGGAAATGGCAAAACGTTCTTGTGATAAATTTAAATATGATTTCATTAAACTTAATGAAAAATACTATTATTTTGTATTAATAGTAAAAGTATAAGGGAGGATAGAATATGGAGAAATTATACATAAAACCATCCAAATCAACACCTGAAATAAATTTTGATCCCGATAAAAGAATATTATCTTTAAAAGGAGATTCTTATCCGGAAAATTCCTTTGAATTTTATAAACCAATATTTGAATGGTTGGAAAATTTTTTTAAAAAAAATCACGATGATGAAATCGTTTTTGAATTTGATGTAAATTATTTAAATACTAGCAGTACAAAGTCTATAATGTTTATTTTAGATCTTTTAGAAGAAGCATATAAAAATAATAAAAATGTCAAAATAATTTGGTATTATGATGAAGATGATGAATTTTCATACGAAATAGCAGAAAATTTTATGGAAGATTTAAGTATCCCATTTAATTTAATTAAAAAATAAAATATTAATCGGGGGATTAATGATGGATATATATGAAAATCTTTTTTCTAATGAAATGAATATATTGAATTATCATGAGAAATTCTCTCAAAAAGATAATTTATCTTTCAATGAGTTATATATAGAATATATTTCATTAATTAAAAGTTATAAATCATTATTAAAACAAACAAAAAAAATTGGAAAAATAAGCGATATTAATTATAAGCTTTTAAATGAAACAAAAAAACAATTAAAAATATTATTAGATAGCTCAGACGAAGGTTTTTTAACCTTTGGAAAAGATTTTTTAATTGATAGTGAATATAGTCAAGAATGTTTAAATATTTTTAATACTAATAACATTGAAAAATTAAATATTTTAGAATTACTTTTTGAATCAAACTATGATATCGAAAAAAGAATATTAGAGCATATTTTTTCAGATTCTGAAAAAGATGATATTTATTTAGAACTTTTACCGCAAGAAATCAAAAAAGATAATAGAATATTAAAAATAAAATACAAAATAATAAATATAAAAAATGAGAAAAAAATAATGTGTATTATTAATGATATTACAGAAAAAAAACAATTAGAAAAGCAATTAGAAGAAGAAAAAAATAATACAAAAATGCTTTTAAATGTATTATTAAATAGAGATTTAATAAAAAAATATATAGATGATTATATAAATTATGTAAATAAAGATGTTTTTTTAGATATTGAAAAATATACTATAGAAGATTTTATTTCTATTTTTTATAAAAAAATACATACTTACAAAGGTATCTTTCTACAATGGCATATGATTAAATTTTCTCAAAAATTAAATAAATTAGAGGATGATCTTGATATTTTAAAACAATCTAATATTGAAGATAAAGAAGTTTTAAAAAAATTCATAAAAAAAAGAAATTTAGAATCTTACTTAAATTATGAAATAGAAATAATATCAAATACATTAGGAAATGAGTTTTTAAACAATGATATGATTTGGATAGATAAAAACAAATTAATCAAATTAGAAAATTTAATTAAAAATAATATTCAGAATGAGTTTTCGGATATATTGATTTACGAAATAAAAAAAATGTATTATATGGATTTTAAAAATATTTTTAATATGTATAAAAAATATACTATAGAGCTTGCTGAAAAATTCGATAAAAAAATTGATAATTTTAATATAAATATTAATTCAAATATTATTTTTGATCCAGATTATTTATACACCTTCAGTAAATCTCTTATTCATATTTTTAGAAATATTGTAGTTCATGGTATAGAACCACCAAGTGAAAGATTAAAATTAAATAAAAGTTTTGGTGGAAATATAAACATCGATATCTTTGAGGATAAGAAATATGTTCATATAAAGATATGTGATGATGGTAAGGGAATTGAGTCCAACTATGATTCATTAGATTTTATTTTAGAAGATGGTTTCACTACATCTAAATATTCTGATGAATTCTCGGGAAGAGGCATTGGTTTAGCTGCGGTAAAATGTATTATAGAAAAAATTAATGGGAAAATTCTAATTCATTCTAAAATAAATAAGGGGACTTGTTTTGAATTTTTAATACCTAAAACTTACTCTATCGGAGGAATTTATGGGAAAAATATTGATAGTTGAAGATAATTTAATAATAAGGGATAATTTAAAAAAAATATTTTTTAATTTGGGACATGAAGTTGTTGGAGAATTAGAAGATATATTTAATATTGTTGATATATATCAGGAATTACAACCTGATATTGTGACATTAGATTTAATGTTAAAAAAAACCGATGGATTACAAGCTTTAAAGGTTTTAAAAAAAAGATTTCCAAATTCAAAAATTATTATTATAAGCGTTGTAAATAATAAAAAAGATATATTTAATGCATTAACACTTGGTGCTGATTATTTCATCATTAAACCAATTAACCAAGAAAAAGTCGAAAATGCTTTAAAAAAATTAAGTAATAGTCAAATAAAAATATCAAAAATAAGAAATCTATATAATCAATCTGTAAAAAAAGATACAAATAAATATATTGAAGATATAATAGATGTGCAAAATATAAATGGAGTTTTCAAAATTAATATAAAAAAACCTTTAAATGGCAATACTATAGAAATTCTAGATAGAGTAATTGATAATTTTCTAATAATTAAACCTTTGAATATAATCTTTACATATTTTGATGAGAATGAAAGTATACAAGTTATAAAAAAAGCATTAAATGACATAATGATAAAAATTAAAAATAAAGGCGGAGAATGTGATATTGAGTTTTGAAAGGAGATAAATTATTGTGAGTGAGCTTGATAGTTTAGGTAAATTATTTGAAAGTAATATTAAAGATTTACGAGAAGTACCTGTTGATACATTTGCATATATAGGAGATGCTGTTTTAAATTTATACTTTATTAATTACATAATAGATAACGGAAAAAAGAAAGCTGGAAAATTGCATAATGAAAGCAAAAATTATATTAGTGCTAATTCTCAATCAAAAATAGTTGATATAATTTTTGAAAATTTTTCAGAAGAAGAGAAAGATATATACAAAAGAGGTTTAAACTCTAAGGGTGCAAAAAAAAGAGGAAATGATATTAATTACAGAAAATCAACTGCTTTTGAAACTGTAATTGGATATTTATTTCTAAAAAAAGATTATTATAGATTAAATGAAATTTTAGAAATTTCAAAAGAAGCATTAAAGGAGAGAAAATAATGTATGTATATGGAAGAAATGTTTTAAAAGAAATTATAAATGCTAAATATCCTATAAAAAATATTTTCTTTACAGATAGTAAGAATGTTGATAATACTCTAAATGAGTTGGTAGAATTAGCTCAAAAAAACAATTATCCATATTCTTTTGCCCCAGATAAGGTTTTACAAAAAATGGTTAATTTATCAAAACATCAAGGTGTTGTTATAGACATTGGAAAAGAATTTAAATATGCCAACGAAGAAATTTTAGATAATTTAGGAGATAATTCCACAATAGTTATTCTAGATCAAATTCAAGATCCTCATAACTTTGGTGCAATTATTAGATCTGCTTTAGCAGCAAATGCTGATTTAATAGTTATTCCAAAAGATAATTCTGTCGAGGTTAATTCCACTGTAATTAAGGTATCTGTTGGCTTAGCATTTAGAATACCTATTTTAAAAGTTACTAATTTATCTAGGTTTATTGAAAATATAAAGGAAAGAGGCTTTTGGGTATATGGAGCAGATATGAGCCATAACATATATTATGAAATGGATTTAACAGGAAATATAGCTTTAGTAATGGGAAATGAAGGAAGCGGTATTAGAAATAATGTTAAGAACAAATGCGATGCTTTAATATCGATACCAATGGCAAATAATGTTGAATCTTTAAATGTATCCGTAAGTGCTGGAATTTTATTATTTGAAATTTATAGGCAAAAAAGCAGGTGAGTTTATGGCTATTGTTAAATTACCAGAATCGGTAATAATGAAAATAGCTGCAGGTGAAGTTGTAACTGGAACTTTTGCTGTAGTAAAAGAATTATTTGAGAATTCTATTGATGCTAAATCCGATAAAATTGTTGTTGAAATAATAGATGGTGGAAAAACATATATTAAAATATCTGATAATGGCGTAGGAATGTCTGAAGAAGATATTTTATTATCTGTTCAACCACATACTACAAGTAAAATCAAAGAAGTCGAAGATCTATATGATATACATACTTATGGATTTAGAGGAGAAGCACTGGCTGCAATTTCTAGAGTTTCTAGAATGAAAATAACCTCTAAAAGAGCAGAAGATGATTTAGCTACAAGTATTGAATTTATAGGATCAGAGCCTATAAATATAAAAAAAGTGAATGCTCCTGTAGGCACTACTATAGAAGTAAAAGATTTATTTTTTAATGTCCCTGCAAGAAGAAAATTTTTAAAATCTGCAGCTGTGGAAGGTAGAATGATAACAGAAATAATAGAAAAATTCATATTATCTTCTAATTTATCTATTGATTATATAAAAGATGGAAATTTAGTTTATTCTATATCAAAAAATATGAATTTACTAGAAAAAATAAATATTATTTTTCCAGAAACAAAAAAAGAAGATTTTTTTGAAATAAACTTCAATGAATCTTGGTTTAAAATTTATGGATTTATTTCACACCCTAGAATTACAAGAAATAATAGAACTGCACAAATATTTTTTGTTAATAATAGGTATATAAAATCCGGAGATTTATTTGCAGTTTTTGAATCAGGATATGGTGAAATGTTAGAATCTAGAAAACATCCATATGGAATTATTTTTTTTGATATTAATCCTAAAGAAGTTGATGTTAATGTTCATCCGCAAAAATTAGAAGTTAAAATTTCAGAATCAAGAATAATATATAATAAATTCAAAAGGTTAATTAGAGAGACTTTAATTAATAGTACTAAATTTAAGATAACTATTAATAATGAAAACCAGTATAATAATAATAATTACGAAAAAAATAATATAACTTATGAAATACCTATAAAATCCAATAAAATAATTGTAGTTTCAGAAAATGTTAATTCATACAAAACAAATGAAACTTTGAAAAATACTATTCCTATAAAAATCAATAAAGAAAAATATATTAAAACAGCAAATTTTGAAAAAATATCAAATAATAATGATAATAATAAACCAGAACCATATATATATTATAAATTTTTAGGGTTAGTTGCTAATAGATATATTGTTTTAGAGCTAAAGGATTCCATACAATTTATCGACTTTCATGCAGCACATGAAAGAGTAATATATGAAGATTTAAAAAAAGAATTTTTTGAAAATGGCAATATCACAACTCAAATACTTATGTTGCCTATTAAATTGAATATTGATAACTCTCGAAAAGAAATTTTAGAAAACAATATGGAAAAAATTAGAACTTTGGGTTTTGAAATAAACAAAGAAAATAACGAATATTACATCATCGGAACCCCATCCAATATAAGAATAAGCAATCCTCATAATACAGTTATAGAAATATTAGATGAATTAAGACTTGAGGGTATAGAATCACCTGAAAGAGTTTTTGATAATGTAATTGCTACAATGTCTTGTAGAGCTGCTGTAAAAACCGGAGATTCACCTGTTGGTTTAGATATACTAATAAAAAAAATTATTGACTATGATATTCTCACATGCCCACATGGAAGACCTATTTCAATGGAATTGCCATTAAAAAAATTAGATGATTTTTTTGAACGCACTTGACAATGTAATTATTTTGTTGTATAATAAGAAAAAAATTTTATAGGTGGTGTTACATATGTTAATTTTTGTCATAAATAATAATAATAATAATAATATAAAACAGCGTTGGTGTAACGCGAGGTAACTCGTTATATACAATCACCGACGCTGAATATAATCTATCAGCGTCGGTTTTTTATTTATTATATCTTATTATATATGAAGGGAGAGGGAATTATGATGCATTCAGAAAGCAGAAAAGTAGACACTGTAGAGTTAGTCAAGGATTATTTAAAAAATCCTATTTTTAGAGATGCAACTCTAATACAATCAGAAATTTTAAAATGTATTAGAAAAGTTTTAGATGAAAAAGGATTTGTAGAATTATTACCAGTAACAGTTTCACCAATTACTGATCCATTAAACCATCCTCATTTTGAGACAGAATTTGAATATTATGGGCAAAAGTATTCTATAACAAAATCTATGATATTGCATAAACAAGTAGCGGTTTTGGTTCATAAAAAGATTTATATTGTATCTCCTAATGTTAGGCTAGAAACAGAAGATAAAATGGAAAGCGGACGTCATTTATTTGATTTTGTACAAATTGATATGGAAATGCTAAACGCATCCAGAGAAGATGTATTTGAGGTTATGGAAGATGCTATAATTTATACAATTGAAAAAATAAAAGAAAAATATCCTGATATTATAAAAAAATATCACCCAGATCTAAAGACACCTAAAAAACCATTTAAAAGGTATACTGTTAAAGAATTAAAAGAAAAATATGGAGATAATTACGAAAAATTAGCTTCGTTAAATGCAACTGAACCATTTTGGATGATAGATATTCCACTATTAGAAAGAGAATTCTATGATAAACAAGATCCAAATAGACCAGATGTATTATTGGATTTTGATTTAATTTATCCAGAAGGATTTGAGGAAGCTATATCAGGCGGGGAAAGAGAACATGAATATGAACAAATATTAAAAAGAATGAAATTAAAAAATACTCCTTTTGAACAATTTGAAGAGTATTTAAAAGTTGCAAAGGAAGGATTACTAGAACATTCTGCAGGTTGCGGTATTGGTATAGAAAGATTTACTAGATGGTTGTTAGCGTTGGATCATGTTGAAAAAACTCGTTTATTCGCTAAAACTCCCGGAAAGCACTCTATATAAAGCACTCTATATAATAATATTATCATAATAATATTATCCCCATCCAAAAATAATGATGGATGGGGATTTTATAAATTTTATTCTTAATGAATTACAATATTTATACTTTTTTCATTATATTTTGAATTTTTTTATTAATTCCGTTAATGATTGAGAAAGATTATTACCCTCTTCAGCTGAGCTGCTTACTTGTTTTGAGCTTTCATTTTGTTGTTCAATAGCACTTACCATATATTTTACTTGTTCAGAAATTTCATCAATTACCTTTGAAATCCTATCCATAGCTGTAGCCATTTCCTCTGTTGATGCACTTTGTTCTTCTGATGCGGAGGATAATTCATGAACCTTAGATACAATATCTTCAATTCTACTATTAATATTTCTAAATTGTGAAACTATCTTTTCTGATTCTTTATCTATATCTCTAATTATATTTACAATTTTATTTGTTGCACCTGTTGCATCAATTGCACCTTCTTTTACCGATAATAATATCTTGGATATTTCTTCTGTAGAATTTTTACTTTGTTCTGCTAATTTTCTAATTTCATCTGCAACAACTGCAAATCCCTTTCCAGCTTCACCGGCTCTTGCAGCTTCTATAGCAGCATTTAATGCAAGTAAATTTGTTTGTTCAGTAATTTTATTTATTGTATCAACTATATCTCCTATATTTTGAACTTTCTCAGATAGTTCATTAACAACATTTTGAGTATAATCTGATTCTTTTACAGCAACTTCAACTATATTAGCTATTTCATTTACATATTTCTCACCATCAACAGCTGCTTCAGCTGCTTCCGTTGCCTTATTATTTAGCTCATCTGCGTTGTTAGATATCATTTGGGCAGAACTAGCTATTTCTTCAACACCTGATAAAACCTCTTCTATTGAGGCAGATGCATCAATAGTATTTGTTTCAATTGTTTTTGATTGGTTCGTTAATTCTTCAGATATAGCATTTTGCTCTTCTGATACAGATGCCAAAGTACTAGATGTAATAGATAAATTATTTGATGCATTATATATTAATTTCATAGAATCTCTTAATTCTTTGGCCATATCTTCTAATACATTTGACATTTTTGCTATTTCATCTTTACCTTTAATTCTAAAGTTAACTGTCAAATCCCCTTTTCCAAAAGCTTGTATTTTAGTCATTAACAAGTTTATAGAACCAATTATACTTCTTATGGTTAATGTTACAAATATTACAGCTAAAATTATTCCAACACCTATAACCATTGTAATAGTTATAATAGCATCTTTAACTTTTTGTATAGTATTTTTAGCTTTTTGATTTGCTTGATTTTTATTATACTCTACAATTGTTTTTAAAACACTAACGCTTTCTTCAAAAAGACTCAAATTAATATTTAAACTTTGTTCTAACATTTTATTTTGTAATTGCAAAGATTCATCAGCTATTTGATTAATTGTTTCAAATGTATCAAAAATGTTTTCCAAATTTGGAATTATTGAATTATTATATATTCTTTGCATAAGCTGTATTTGTTTTTCATTTTTACTCTTAACTACAGTATTTATTGTTTTTGCTGTTTTCAAAAAATTTTCGTTATATTTCTTCATTTCATTTATCATATCTGCAAGATAATCATTTCCCGTTTGGTAATTTTCAAGCCATTTACCAAAAGGACTATTCCTAGGATTCAAATCTTCTTCAAAAGGTTCTTTATCTAATATAGCTTTTTCTATTAACCAGGCTAATCTATATAATTCACTTTCATATGTTTTTATATCTAATTTTAAAGATTTTGGATCTAGTATTTTTGTTTCATCTAATTTTTTAGATAATTCCATAAAACTTGCATGACCAGTTTCCCACATTTTTAATTTATTTTTATAATCTTCCCAATATTTTAATTCCTCTCCATTTAAATCAAATAATTCATACTCGTTTATTAACTTGTTTATTGATTCCCAAGAAGAGTCTATTCTTTGGTATTCTTCATTTCTCAAATCTTCACTAATCAAACCTAATAATGCCATTTCAGATTTTTCTATTGCTGTTTGTAATTGATATATAGTTAATATTTTTTGAACTTTCGGTAAATTTTCGTCTGATATTTCTATAATATACGACTTCAGTTTATTAGTATTAGTAACTCCAAATATCCCTATAATTATAGCTATTATCAAAATAATGATAAATCCAAAAAATATTTTCATTTTTAAGCTCATTCTTTCACCTCCATTTTTATATAATTATACACCATTTTATTTAAAAATGTATTTAGGATTTTCTTTATTTTTAAAGAATGATAAATTGAAAGTTTATTCCATGGAGGGATTTTATGAAAAAAATTCTATATACAATTCTCATAATAATCTTTTTATTATCATCTTGTCTTAAACCACAAGAGTCTAAGTATCAAATAAAAGTAAATATTTCTTTTTCCTCTGAAACAAAGGGAGAATTAAATAAAGATATTAACGAAGCTAATGGAACTGTAATTTTAAGAATAGATTCTCCTTTAGGAAATTTTGGACAAGCATACTTAAAAATGGTTGATACTGAAGATAAAAATAATATAAAAACTATTGAATTAAATAGAATAAATGAAACATTATTTTCTGGATCATTTCAATTAAATGAATCTGGAAGATTCGAGATAATTGGAGTATTTATATTAGGTGGAATTGAATATGAAAGCGAAAATAAATTATATATAAATGTTTATGATTATAAGAAAGAATTAGAACCTTCATTAAAGTTTAAAAACTTAATAGATAATAAAATTGTCGAAAATAATATGTATGAACCATATAGAAATCATTCTATATTAGTAAATATTGACTCAAGCATTATATATAATAGTGATTTCTCATACAAAATTTATATAAATAATAACTTACTTGAAGAGGGAAATATTCAAAATAAATCTTTTGAATCAACGCCTGTATTTTTAGAAAATAAAAAATATATTATTTCTGTAGAAGTTTTTGATAATGCCAATAATGGTTTTGGAAGAACTACAGTCGAATTAAATCCAAAAAATATTGATACATCATTTAATTTGAGTTCTGAATTAAGACTTAATTCTTACGAAGGCACGATATTAACTAATAATTCATCTTTAACTACTATTGATCCTATTTATATTAATATGGAAGTAATAGAAAAATATTCATTACCTGCTTCTTATATGTATACAATATCAAATGGTGATGAGATTATTAAAGAAATTACAACTGATAAGAAAGAGTTTAAATATAATTCTATTTTTTTAAAAGAAGGAATAAATAAATTATCCTTAATCGCAAAAAATCTTATTACTAATTATTCTACAAATACAAATATAATTTTAAATGTTGAGAAATTTACTGAATTTACTGTAGATTTAGATATATACAAAAAAGATTATTTAGATAATAACATAAAAATTAACAATACCTCAGAAATAACTAATAGAGATCCTTTGTTCTTTAAAATAATTGTAGATAAAAAATATGATTTTTCAACTAATTTAAATTATGAGATTTTAATAAAAAAAGACGGTATTGATTATAAAAAAATAAATATTTCAAGTAATAGCATGATATTAGAAACTGATACTATGTATTTAGAAGAAGGAAATTATGAATTAATAGCTACCGTATTAAAGAATGATACTAATTTTTCAGAAAAAATATATAGAACATTTAAAATTTATAAAGCCATAAATAATTTTAATTTAGATTTTTCATTAATACAAAAAAATTCAGATCAAAGTACAAAATTATATTATTTACCAGAAAAAATCAATGTAGATCCAGAATCTACTTCTTTGAATGATTTTGATATTGTTTTTGATATTAAATCAAATTATTCATATCCTGCAACCTATGTATATTCTATTAACATTAACGGAAATAATCTATTTTCATCTAATCCAGTTCAATCTCGTTTATTTAAATATACTTCTTATGAGTTTCCAATTGGTCATAATTATATTGAAATTTATGCAAAAGATTTAGATACAAATTACGAGATAAAAAAATCATTTGAAGTTCTAGTTAAAGAAAATAATCCACCAATATTATATAAGGTGTCTATAGAAGGCACTAATGTATATTATGAAGAAGAGAATAATGAATATTATGATTTACCAATTACATCACCTATTGAAAATCCAAGAATAGTAATAGAATTTAGAGATGAATCTGAGTTTATTAAAAAAGATTATATTAACATCAATATTAAAATCATTGAAAATAATACAAATATAATAACACCTATATTATTACATCCTTCTCAAAAAAACAAATATATAAAATATTGGGGTACATTAGAAGGAATAACTTTGGATTCAAGTCAAACTTGGGAAATAAAAATAGACCCTTCTCAAATATTAGATGAATTTGGAAATTCTTTTTCTGATGAATTTGAAAATATAAATTATACAATTAATTTTAAAACCAAATAACACATACACGGAGGTGTTTTTATGCGAATTTACCATAACATGGAAGCCTTAAATGCTTGGCGAACTTTAAGTAACGTAAAAGGAAGCATGGGTAAAACTTTGGAAAAATTATCTTCAGGTTTAAGAATCAACAGAGCTGCTGATGATGCTGCTGGATTAGCAATCTCTGAAAAAATGAGAAACCAAATAAAAGGTTTAGAAACAGCTATAAGAAACGCTCAAGATGCAGTATCAATGATACAAACAGCAGAAGGTGGATTGGATGAAGTTCATTCAATATTAAAACGTATGAGAGAATTGGCTGTACAATCCACTACTGATTCAAACACTGATGCTGATAGGGCACAATTACAAAATGAATTTTCAGAATTAAGAGATGAAATTAATAGAATTGCAAAAACTACTCAATTTAATACAAAAAATCTTTTAGATGGATCAATAAGAGGACCAAGAAAGCAAGACGCTAAAATAGTTGCTCCTGGTATTGCCCATTTTGAAGTTACCGGAACTGCTCATACTATA
This is a stretch of genomic DNA from Marinitoga sp. 38H-ov. It encodes these proteins:
- the rlmB gene encoding 23S rRNA (guanosine(2251)-2'-O)-methyltransferase RlmB, yielding MYVYGRNVLKEIINAKYPIKNIFFTDSKNVDNTLNELVELAQKNNYPYSFAPDKVLQKMVNLSKHQGVVIDIGKEFKYANEEILDNLGDNSTIVILDQIQDPHNFGAIIRSALAANADLIVIPKDNSVEVNSTVIKVSVGLAFRIPILKVTNLSRFIENIKERGFWVYGADMSHNIYYEMDLTGNIALVMGNEGSGIRNNVKNKCDALISIPMANNVESLNVSVSAGILLFEIYRQKSR
- the mutL gene encoding DNA mismatch repair endonuclease MutL; translated protein: MAIVKLPESVIMKIAAGEVVTGTFAVVKELFENSIDAKSDKIVVEIIDGGKTYIKISDNGVGMSEEDILLSVQPHTTSKIKEVEDLYDIHTYGFRGEALAAISRVSRMKITSKRAEDDLATSIEFIGSEPINIKKVNAPVGTTIEVKDLFFNVPARRKFLKSAAVEGRMITEIIEKFILSSNLSIDYIKDGNLVYSISKNMNLLEKINIIFPETKKEDFFEINFNESWFKIYGFISHPRITRNNRTAQIFFVNNRYIKSGDLFAVFESGYGEMLESRKHPYGIIFFDINPKEVDVNVHPQKLEVKISESRIIYNKFKRLIRETLINSTKFKITINNENQYNNNNYEKNNITYEIPIKSNKIIVVSENVNSYKTNETLKNTIPIKINKEKYIKTANFEKISNNNDNNKPEPYIYYKFLGLVANRYIVLELKDSIQFIDFHAAHERVIYEDLKKEFFENGNITTQILMLPIKLNIDNSRKEILENNMEKIRTLGFEINKENNEYYIIGTPSNIRISNPHNTVIEILDELRLEGIESPERVFDNVIATMSCRAAVKTGDSPVGLDILIKKIIDYDILTCPHGRPISMELPLKKLDDFFERT
- a CDS encoding asparagine synthetase A produces the protein MMHSESRKVDTVELVKDYLKNPIFRDATLIQSEILKCIRKVLDEKGFVELLPVTVSPITDPLNHPHFETEFEYYGQKYSITKSMILHKQVAVLVHKKIYIVSPNVRLETEDKMESGRHLFDFVQIDMEMLNASREDVFEVMEDAIIYTIEKIKEKYPDIIKKYHPDLKTPKKPFKRYTVKELKEKYGDNYEKLASLNATEPFWMIDIPLLEREFYDKQDPNRPDVLLDFDLIYPEGFEEAISGGEREHEYEQILKRMKLKNTPFEQFEEYLKVAKEGLLEHSAGCGIGIERFTRWLLALDHVEKTRLFAKTPGKHSI
- a CDS encoding methyl-accepting chemotaxis protein; amino-acid sequence: MSLKMKIFFGFIIILIIAIIIGIFGVTNTNKLKSYIIEISDENLPKVQKILTIYQLQTAIEKSEMALLGLISEDLRNEEYQRIDSSWESINKLINEYELFDLNGEELKYWEDYKNKLKMWETGHASFMELSKKLDETKILDPKSLKLDIKTYESELYRLAWLIEKAILDKEPFEEDLNPRNSPFGKWLENYQTGNDYLADMINEMKKYNENFLKTAKTINTVVKSKNEKQIQLMQRIYNNSIIPNLENIFDTFETINQIADESLQLQNKMLEQSLNINLSLFEESVSVLKTIVEYNKNQANQKAKNTIQKVKDAIITITMVIGVGIILAVIFVTLTIRSIIGSINLLMTKIQAFGKGDLTVNFRIKGKDEIAKMSNVLEDMAKELRDSMKLIYNASNNLSITSSTLASVSEEQNAISEELTNQSKTIETNTIDASASIEEVLSGVEEIASSAQMISNNADELNNKATEAAEAAVDGEKYVNEIANIVEVAVKESDYTQNVVNELSEKVQNIGDIVDTINKITEQTNLLALNAAIEAARAGEAGKGFAVVADEIRKLAEQSKNSTEEISKILLSVKEGAIDATGATNKIVNIIRDIDKESEKIVSQFRNINSRIEDIVSKVHELSSASEEQSASTEEMATAMDRISKVIDEISEQVKYMVSAIEQQNESSKQVSSSAEEGNNLSQSLTELIKKFKI